The bacterium genome window below encodes:
- a CDS encoding transcriptional repressor: MKNEIIEKAKNILKKHHIQPSVQRIKILEFLLKNRTHPSADEIYIHLSAELPTLSKTTVYNTIKALAEKGVIKLVTVDSKELRVDAFIEPHVHFHCIECGQIYDIEVEIPDFTSKKVGEGHLVKTQDLYLKGICRSCLMKKGEKS, translated from the coding sequence GTGAAAAACGAGATTATAGAGAAGGCAAAAAATATTTTAAAAAAGCACCATATTCAACCCTCTGTTCAAAGAATAAAAATTCTTGAGTTCCTGCTTAAAAATAGAACCCATCCCTCCGCTGATGAAATATATATACACTTAAGTGCTGAATTGCCAACCCTTTCAAAAACTACTGTTTACAATACAATTAAAGCGTTGGCGGAAAAAGGAGTTATTAAGCTGGTGACGGTAGACTCAAAGGAACTCAGGGTAGACGCATTCATCGAACCCCATGTCCATTTCCACTGCATTGAATGTGGTCAAATATACGACATCGAAGTTGAAATACCCGATTTTACCTCCAAAAAAGTAGGAGAAGGACACCTTGTAAAAACTCAAGATCTCTATTTAAAGGGAATATGTAGGAGTTGTTTAATGAAAAAGGGAGAGAAAAGTTGA
- a CDS encoding flavin reductase family protein, producing the protein MNLFALTKLSYGLYIVATKEGEKINGQIANTVFQVTAEPIKVAVALNKLNLTHEMVSKSGKFSVSVLTEEAPFTFIGKFGFKSGRDLNKFENVNYRITDNNLPVIMDYTCAFIECKVVNSLDAGTHTIFVGEVLDADILSEKTPMTYDYYHKEVKGKTPKTASTYLKEEKKE; encoded by the coding sequence ATGAACCTCTTTGCATTAACAAAATTAAGTTACGGCCTTTACATTGTGGCAACGAAAGAGGGTGAAAAAATTAATGGGCAAATAGCCAACACGGTCTTTCAGGTTACAGCAGAACCTATTAAGGTTGCAGTTGCCCTTAACAAATTAAACTTAACCCATGAAATGGTCTCAAAAAGCGGGAAATTTTCGGTGTCAGTCCTCACCGAGGAAGCCCCCTTCACCTTCATAGGCAAATTTGGATTCAAAAGTGGAAGGGACCTTAACAAATTTGAAAACGTAAACTACAGAATTACTGACAATAACTTGCCTGTGATAATGGATTACACCTGTGCATTCATTGAATGCAAGGTTGTAAACAGCCTTGATGCAGGAACCCACACAATTTTTGTCGGAGAAGTTCTTGATGCTGACATATTATCTGAAAAAACACCGATGACCTACGACTATTATCACAAAGAAGTTAAAGGGAAAACACCCAAAACTGCTTCTACATACTTAAAAGAAGAGAAAAAGGAGTAA